A region from the Acidobacteriota bacterium genome encodes:
- a CDS encoding Ig-like domain-containing protein, producing MNHRCEMPMLIPMFHRMPHRRPNRRPKGLRALAVLLILGLGIGLAGSAAAWEGTFELRSAPTAELAPPLPPTDLFPVQLLLDDDLQEGAFGVTGAGGALQFLWFNRFTRPPGVEDFDLAEIWVLFPGVPEVSVGDPIQLVVYRDPDGDPTNGAELLAAFDETVQVADDLSFSVYSLPASVSVPAGGDVLIGVVNRFVTSGVTPPVSPATLDLTASQGRSWFALWSADPPDPPTLPGDVLTTRIDDFNPNFAGNWMIRGFGTGPGALEIPTVSPLGLGLLALLLTVAAAVLLRRRRGGLAVLAILTLVLGLPAAAQTTVDDFSTNQAEITAPPTATSTVAGAGILGGNRDLLVSATASAGLTSGSVPEGASSAARVDAGVLNFDALPSGPRTVQVTWDGDSDPDALDPVGLGGVDLTTGGASAFVFALASTADIQLEVEVFTDGSNSSFAARLVPMGAADIYVDFSEMAPAQGTGADFTNVGAIVLTLRLDSAAATLDSVLTAVPDPAALKTDALTVDGDSDGDADPGDRLTYTIIITNNGAEARTVDVADTVDGNTTLVMGSVDATPVAKGDQYRAVGNVTLLVDGTPGKPGLLANDTDPDGGAVMVASVDAMSAQGGSVSNLNPATGTFDYVPPAGFRGVDSFGYMVQDDEGNMQPGVATVSVTGIVWFVDNTHAGPFEGTQANPFDTMKSAEMASAPRDIIRVREGDGTDTGHSLGFICKPGQRIVGGAADLIIGGQLIEAGAGYSQHSHGAGNVFDLAGDHIIEGVELNPTTGHGLGGTGTSEVVVDNSIINPAGSADAVRLTNHSGVFTFSNSSITDANSSTGVAVRVVGGGGTFNFTGSPIAQQGGGLVHVSGTTNADFDFIGSAPTLSSGTDDGLNLQNNTGGDFLFDNLGTITTTAGNGILVANSGTLRLDQVSAVSAVGGAAVNITGTTVVKVTPLAPPLRGGADITFPSLTSSNGAIGVNLVGVAPSVAVSGTTSVTNSGAGVNLESSGAVTFNSLTVNTTAGAGLRANATGTVTVTDNTSTVSATGGPGVDITGTPVNMLLATLSSTNSTGRGLSFSGASGTLNAAGGSITGVPNGNRGVSVNGGSLGLTYGGTVTYTANDYAVRIQDTSAGFATFNAKVSGAASSLGIYISNADSNATFADLDLGTSGSPMTNTGVQLINGSLGTFSFADTQIFTNGAQGIVANNGGVVQVTGSGNRVSATNARAITFESGTTIGGAGVTFERVDASGADRGIRLAGAGSGFTVTGDGVNGTDGSGGTIASITQRGIEVLSTNSVTLRNLTMNNAATTDAPSDCTNLVNTGCHAAIHLGTVTTAVLDNVDIDGSVQQGINGAGVDGLSLQNSTVTAAGDEVNEGCFRIIGLTGTSDITASDLSFASERVALVENTDAANLALTVTGSTFRDTQSSGVGADGLELNFLGSSSATIDVVNSFFLRNRTNGLQVFSQGTSIVGADITGSTFDRGAGIGIGMDLAASDTGSLTFNVIGNPVINSNGGSSVNVFADNSSTIAGRINNNPNIQAGGGMTSGFGISVQVNESASGVVEISNNVVSNIGVDAGIRVISRLLGGPACGTTCTDGRLDATVVGNSVTIGSDGLYDVWVQANDSNTLCADVRTNAGSGAGIAAFRERTNAAASTVLLEGFVTDAAATWAANGNTPAGSVSSSNNGTLQGGTCTDVSHPMP from the coding sequence ATGAACCATCGCTGCGAAATGCCCATGCTCATTCCAATGTTTCACCGCATGCCCCACCGGAGGCCCAACCGAAGGCCCAAGGGACTTCGTGCCCTCGCCGTTCTGCTGATCCTCGGCCTCGGAATCGGCCTCGCCGGTTCCGCCGCGGCCTGGGAAGGGACCTTCGAGCTGCGTTCAGCGCCGACGGCGGAGCTGGCGCCGCCGCTGCCGCCCACCGATCTCTTCCCGGTGCAGCTGCTCCTCGACGATGATTTGCAGGAGGGTGCCTTCGGCGTCACCGGTGCCGGTGGAGCCCTGCAATTCCTGTGGTTCAACCGCTTCACTCGTCCGCCGGGGGTCGAGGATTTCGACCTGGCGGAGATCTGGGTGCTTTTCCCCGGCGTGCCGGAAGTGAGCGTCGGCGATCCGATCCAGCTGGTGGTGTACCGCGATCCCGACGGCGACCCCACCAACGGTGCCGAGCTGCTGGCGGCCTTCGACGAGACGGTGCAGGTGGCCGACGACCTGAGCTTCTCGGTCTACTCGCTGCCGGCGTCGGTGTCCGTGCCCGCCGGCGGGGACGTGCTCATCGGCGTGGTCAACCGCTTCGTCACCAGCGGCGTCACGCCGCCGGTGAGCCCGGCGACCCTCGACCTCACCGCCAGCCAGGGGCGTTCCTGGTTCGCGCTGTGGAGCGCCGATCCGCCGGATCCGCCGACCCTGCCCGGGGATGTGCTGACCACGCGCATCGACGACTTCAATCCGAACTTTGCCGGCAACTGGATGATCCGGGGCTTCGGCACCGGCCCCGGGGCCTTGGAGATTCCCACCGTCAGCCCGTTGGGTCTTGGGCTGTTGGCGCTGCTGCTGACGGTCGCCGCGGCGGTCCTGCTGCGTCGCCGTCGGGGCGGATTGGCGGTGCTCGCGATCTTGACCTTGGTCCTCGGCTTGCCCGCCGCCGCGCAGACGACGGTGGATGATTTCTCCACCAACCAGGCGGAGATCACGGCGCCTCCCACCGCCACCAGCACCGTGGCCGGAGCTGGAATTCTGGGGGGCAACCGAGACCTACTGGTCAGCGCCACCGCCAGCGCCGGCTTGACTTCCGGCAGCGTTCCGGAGGGAGCCTCCTCGGCGGCCCGGGTCGACGCCGGCGTGCTCAATTTCGATGCCCTGCCCAGCGGTCCCCGCACCGTCCAGGTCACCTGGGACGGCGACAGCGATCCCGACGCGTTGGATCCGGTGGGCCTCGGCGGGGTCGACCTCACCACCGGTGGTGCCTCGGCCTTCGTCTTCGCTCTGGCGTCGACGGCGGACATCCAGCTTGAGGTAGAGGTCTTCACCGACGGTAGTAACAGCTCCTTCGCCGCCCGGTTGGTGCCCATGGGCGCCGCCGACATTTACGTCGATTTCAGCGAGATGGCGCCGGCCCAGGGCACGGGAGCGGATTTCACCAACGTCGGTGCCATCGTCCTCACCCTTCGCCTGGACAGCGCCGCCGCCACTCTGGATTCGGTGCTCACCGCCGTGCCGGATCCAGCGGCCCTCAAGACCGATGCTCTGACCGTCGACGGCGACAGCGACGGCGACGCTGATCCCGGTGACCGGCTGACCTACACCATCATCATCACCAACAACGGCGCCGAGGCGCGCACCGTCGACGTGGCGGATACGGTGGACGGGAACACCACCCTGGTGATGGGGTCGGTGGACGCCACGCCGGTGGCCAAGGGTGATCAATACCGCGCGGTGGGCAATGTCACCCTGCTGGTGGACGGCACCCCTGGCAAGCCCGGTCTGCTGGCCAACGACACCGATCCCGACGGGGGAGCGGTGATGGTCGCCAGCGTCGACGCCATGTCCGCCCAGGGCGGCAGCGTGAGCAATCTCAATCCCGCCACCGGCACCTTCGACTATGTGCCGCCGGCGGGTTTCCGCGGGGTCGACTCCTTTGGCTACATGGTGCAGGACGACGAAGGCAATATGCAGCCCGGCGTCGCTACGGTCAGCGTCACCGGCATCGTGTGGTTCGTGGACAACACCCACGCCGGACCTTTCGAGGGCACCCAGGCCAATCCCTTCGACACCATGAAGTCCGCAGAGATGGCGTCCGCCCCTCGCGACATCATTCGAGTGCGGGAAGGGGACGGCACGGATACCGGTCACAGCCTGGGCTTCATCTGCAAGCCCGGTCAGCGCATCGTCGGTGGCGCGGCGGATCTGATCATCGGCGGTCAGCTCATCGAGGCCGGGGCCGGCTACTCTCAGCACAGTCACGGCGCCGGCAACGTCTTCGACCTGGCGGGGGATCACATCATCGAGGGCGTCGAGCTCAACCCCACCACCGGCCATGGGTTGGGGGGCACCGGCACTTCCGAGGTGGTGGTGGACAACTCCATCATCAACCCCGCGGGGAGCGCCGACGCCGTCCGCCTGACCAATCACAGCGGCGTCTTCACCTTCTCCAATAGCTCCATCACCGACGCCAACAGCTCTACCGGCGTGGCGGTGCGGGTGGTGGGCGGCGGCGGCACTTTCAACTTCACCGGTAGCCCCATCGCGCAGCAGGGCGGTGGCTTGGTGCACGTCAGCGGCACCACCAACGCCGACTTCGACTTCATCGGCTCGGCGCCGACGTTGAGCTCCGGCACCGACGACGGCCTGAATCTGCAGAACAACACCGGCGGCGATTTCCTCTTCGACAATCTGGGGACCATCACCACCACCGCCGGCAACGGCATTCTGGTGGCCAACAGCGGCACCCTGCGGCTGGATCAGGTTTCCGCGGTGAGTGCGGTAGGCGGCGCGGCGGTGAACATCACCGGCACCACGGTGGTCAAGGTGACGCCGCTGGCGCCGCCCCTGCGCGGTGGTGCGGACATCACCTTCCCCAGCCTGACCTCGAGCAACGGCGCCATCGGCGTCAACCTCGTCGGCGTGGCGCCGTCGGTGGCCGTGAGCGGCACCACTTCGGTGACCAACTCCGGGGCTGGGGTGAACCTCGAGAGCTCCGGCGCGGTGACCTTCAACTCGTTGACTGTGAATACCACCGCCGGCGCCGGCTTGCGGGCGAATGCCACCGGCACGGTGACGGTGACGGACAACACCAGCACGGTGAGCGCCACCGGAGGTCCCGGAGTCGACATCACCGGCACGCCGGTGAACATGCTCCTCGCCACCCTGAGCTCTACCAACAGCACCGGCCGCGGGTTGAGCTTCAGCGGGGCTTCCGGCACCCTCAACGCCGCCGGTGGCAGCATCACCGGCGTTCCCAACGGAAATCGCGGTGTCTCCGTCAACGGCGGTAGCCTGGGCCTGACCTACGGCGGCACGGTGACCTACACCGCCAACGACTACGCGGTGCGCATCCAGGACACGTCGGCAGGTTTCGCCACCTTCAACGCCAAGGTCAGCGGTGCCGCCTCGTCGTTGGGGATCTACATTTCCAACGCCGACAGCAACGCCACCTTCGCGGATCTCGATCTGGGAACGAGCGGCAGCCCGATGACCAACACCGGCGTGCAGCTGATCAACGGCAGCCTCGGAACCTTCTCCTTCGCCGACACGCAGATCTTCACCAACGGGGCCCAGGGCATCGTGGCCAACAACGGCGGTGTGGTGCAGGTCACGGGAAGCGGTAACCGGGTCTCGGCGACCAACGCCCGGGCCATCACCTTCGAGAGCGGCACCACCATCGGTGGGGCGGGAGTGACCTTCGAACGGGTGGATGCCAGCGGAGCGGACCGTGGCATTCGCCTGGCCGGCGCCGGTAGCGGTTTTACCGTCACCGGTGACGGAGTCAATGGAACCGACGGTTCCGGCGGCACCATCGCGAGTATCACCCAGCGAGGAATCGAGGTTCTATCCACCAACAGCGTGACCCTGCGCAACCTCACCATGAACAACGCCGCCACCACCGATGCCCCTTCGGATTGCACCAACCTGGTGAATACCGGCTGCCACGCGGCCATCCACCTCGGCACCGTGACCACCGCGGTGCTCGACAACGTGGATATCGACGGCAGCGTTCAGCAGGGCATCAACGGTGCTGGGGTCGACGGGCTCAGCCTGCAGAATTCCACCGTCACCGCCGCCGGTGACGAGGTCAACGAGGGGTGCTTCCGCATCATCGGCCTGACCGGGACTTCGGACATCACCGCCTCGGATCTCAGCTTCGCATCGGAGCGAGTGGCGCTGGTGGAGAATACCGACGCAGCCAATCTGGCGCTGACGGTGACCGGCAGTACCTTCCGGGATACCCAGAGCTCCGGCGTTGGCGCCGACGGCCTGGAATTGAACTTCCTCGGCTCTTCGTCGGCCACCATCGATGTGGTCAACAGCTTCTTCCTGCGCAACCGCACCAACGGTCTGCAGGTCTTCTCCCAGGGCACCTCAATTGTCGGTGCGGACATCACCGGTTCGACCTTCGACCGCGGTGCCGGCATCGGCATCGGTATGGATCTGGCCGCTTCCGACACCGGCAGCCTGACCTTCAACGTCATCGGCAACCCGGTGATCAACAGCAACGGCGGTAGCTCGGTGAACGTCTTTGCGGACAACTCCAGCACCATCGCCGGCCGCATCAACAACAACCCGAATATTCAGGCCGGCGGTGGGATGACCAGCGGATTCGGCATCTCGGTGCAGGTCAACGAGAGCGCCAGCGGTGTGGTGGAGATCTCCAACAACGTGGTGAGCAATATCGGGGTCGACGCCGGAATCCGGGTGATCTCCCGGCTGCTCGGCGGCCCCGCCTGCGGCACCACTTGCACCGACGGCCGGTTGGACGCCACCGTCGTCGGCAACAGCGTCACCATCGGGTCCGATGGGCTCTACGACGTCTGGGTCCAGGCCAACGACAGCAACACGCTGTGCGCCGACGTGCGCACCAACGCGGGCAGCGGCGCCGGCATCGCCGCCTTCCGGGAGCGCACCAACGCGGCTGCCTCGACGGTGCTCCTGGAAGGCTTCGTGACCGATGCCGCCGCTACCTGGGCCGCCAACGGCAACACTCCTGCCGGCTCGGTGAGTTCGAGCAACAACGGAACCCTGCAGGGCGGCACTTGCACGGACGTGAGCCACCCCATGCCCTGA
- a CDS encoding tail fiber protein, giving the protein MSEPFVGEIRMFAGNFAPRGWAFCDGQLLAVSQNDALFSLLGTIYGGDGRTTFGLPDLRGRLPIHAGHGPGLSERRLGAKGGEEKVTLTVNQMPSHGHPLKGSSNLATVPNPQSNVVATSTSVDAYINEQPMQNLSSTAVTHVGGSRSHTNLMPFLCIHFIIALVGIYPSRH; this is encoded by the coding sequence ATGTCAGAACCTTTTGTAGGCGAGATTCGCATGTTCGCCGGCAACTTCGCTCCGCGGGGCTGGGCCTTTTGTGACGGCCAGCTGCTGGCGGTTTCTCAGAACGACGCGCTCTTCTCTCTGCTCGGCACCATCTACGGGGGCGACGGGCGAACCACTTTCGGTCTGCCCGATTTGCGCGGCCGTCTTCCCATCCACGCCGGTCATGGGCCGGGTCTTTCCGAACGCCGGCTCGGAGCCAAAGGCGGTGAGGAGAAGGTCACCTTGACGGTCAATCAGATGCCGTCCCACGGTCACCCCCTCAAGGGCTCGTCCAATCTGGCCACGGTGCCGAATCCTCAAAGCAACGTCGTGGCTACGTCGACCAGCGTCGACGCCTACATCAACGAGCAGCCGATGCAGAATCTTTCGAGCACGGCGGTGACCCACGTCGGCGGTTCTCGGTCCCACACGAACCTGATGCCGTTCCTCTGTATCCACTTCATCATCGCCCTGGTCGGCATCTACCCGTCGCGGCACTAG
- a CDS encoding N-acetylmuramoyl-L-alanine amidase, giving the protein MASSRRLKQKVLRQAIEDNLATLSGAPRRRVTTPLALRIRRLLFVLLPLMALGASSYVLSIAVSSPEDTVIITQIMDPGTAGGPSEGQPSAAEPPVEFLNLPEPRPIEPSVLSLGVRTVILDPGHGGDNTGTTAPGGLQEKELTLDIALRLQRMLEQRSFRVLTTRDDDRSLELQDRTRFANEEQGDIFVSIHVNWIEEREVRGVETYFLGATDDPYLNRKAAAENRGSGYSLADFRQLVEQVYAGVRQDESRRLAEAVQEELFFSLRRVNPALQNRGVKTAPFVVLVSSEMPAVLVEVSCLSNAEEAKMLAKPRYREFIARALVDGIETYARTLEAEPTPPDSPLAETLPQAASAARAEDQPALAKESLTQTPTLAAF; this is encoded by the coding sequence ATGGCAAGCTCCCGGCGACTCAAACAGAAAGTTCTGCGTCAGGCCATCGAGGACAACCTGGCCACCCTCTCGGGAGCTCCGCGCCGCCGCGTCACCACCCCCCTAGCACTCCGTATCCGGCGTCTGCTCTTCGTCCTGCTGCCGCTGATGGCCCTGGGCGCATCGTCCTATGTTTTGTCCATCGCCGTGTCCTCGCCGGAGGACACCGTCATCATCACTCAGATCATGGACCCGGGCACGGCGGGCGGCCCCAGCGAAGGCCAGCCTTCCGCCGCGGAGCCACCGGTCGAATTCCTCAACCTGCCAGAGCCTCGCCCCATCGAGCCCTCGGTGCTCAGCCTCGGGGTGCGTACGGTGATCCTCGACCCCGGCCACGGCGGCGACAACACCGGTACCACCGCCCCCGGCGGCCTGCAGGAGAAAGAGCTCACCCTCGACATCGCCCTGCGGCTGCAGCGGATGCTCGAACAGCGCTCCTTCCGCGTGCTCACCACCCGCGACGACGACCGCTCCCTGGAGCTTCAGGACCGCACCCGCTTCGCCAACGAAGAGCAAGGGGACATCTTCGTCTCCATCCATGTCAACTGGATCGAAGAGCGGGAAGTACGGGGCGTCGAGACGTATTTCCTCGGTGCCACCGACGATCCCTACCTGAACCGCAAGGCCGCCGCTGAGAACAGGGGCTCCGGCTACTCCCTGGCGGACTTCCGTCAGTTGGTGGAGCAGGTCTACGCCGGGGTCCGCCAGGACGAGTCTCGGCGGCTGGCGGAAGCGGTGCAGGAAGAGCTCTTCTTCTCCCTGCGGCGGGTCAACCCGGCGCTCCAGAACCGCGGCGTCAAAACCGCTCCCTTCGTGGTGCTGGTGTCCTCCGAGATGCCCGCGGTGCTGGTGGAAGTCTCCTGCCTGTCCAACGCCGAAGAAGCGAAGATGTTGGCCAAGCCGCGCTATCGGGAATTCATCGCCCGCGCCCTGGTGGACGGTATCGAGACCTATGCCCGCACCCTGGAAGCGGAGCCCACACCACCGGACTCCCCATTGGCGGAAACGCTACCCCAGGCCGCCAGCGCCGCCCGAGCTGAAGATCAGCCCGCCCTAGCCAAAGAATCTCTGACCCAGACCCCTACCCTGGCCGCTTTTTAG
- a CDS encoding tail fiber protein — protein MSEPFLAEVRMVGFNFAPRGWAFCDGQILPINQNQSLYSLLGTTYGGDGRTTFALPDLRGRVPIHVGRSNGGQHHTEGQKSGEETHTLSANEMPQHRHVVQATSNIDQSAIPASTRVLADTAPNELYTSPDALVNLHSGTITNVGGSQAHDNMQPYLAVNFCIALQGLFPSRN, from the coding sequence ATGTCAGAGCCATTCTTGGCGGAAGTTCGGATGGTAGGTTTTAACTTTGCTCCACGCGGTTGGGCCTTCTGCGATGGTCAGATCCTGCCGATCAACCAGAACCAGTCGCTGTACTCGCTCCTCGGCACCACCTACGGCGGCGATGGACGGACGACCTTTGCCTTGCCGGACCTGCGAGGGCGGGTTCCGATCCACGTAGGCCGCAGTAACGGGGGCCAGCATCACACCGAGGGACAGAAGTCCGGAGAAGAAACCCACACCCTGTCGGCGAACGAGATGCCGCAGCACAGGCACGTGGTCCAGGCCACCTCGAATATCGATCAAAGCGCCATTCCTGCATCGACGCGGGTGCTGGCGGACACAGCGCCCAACGAGCTCTATACCAGCCCGGACGCACTGGTGAACCTCCACTCCGGCACGATCACCAACGTCGGTGGTAGCCAGGCCCACGACAACATGCAGCCGTATCTCGCCGTCAACTTCTGCATCGCCTTGCAGGGATTGTTCCCCTCGCGGAACTAA
- a CDS encoding peptide MFS transporter, with translation MSDASATQKTWFGHPSGLATLFFTEMWERFSFYGMRAILTLFMTAPVSIGGLGWPADKAGPIYGLYAAMVYVTALPGGWIADKFIGQRNAVLLGGIVIAAGHVSLMFHGLGAFYFGLFLIVVGTGFLKPNISALVGGLYEQNDARRDAGFSIFYMGINVGAFASPLVCGWLAQHASFQNLIAGWGMDPTSSWHWGFGAAAVGMGLGVIQYVLGDTRGGVFFRWLAVGLLCGFLLLMLFVSGTSDVTVEGELAQFSGPLMLFGALVAGAVVLLHVCWLLAHVLANKAIRQSLKWGALGSLVTLILVTISVYSGYTITESGSGELAPRHDILFAGLILSVLLVLGHAAWVFLRGQKIYSIVGVAVAAGLFLAKLDRIEDATVALLVVRLVGYALPVFSYIYFARLFTRPDWNETERKRIYAIPVFFLGAAVFWSAFEQAGTSLNLFADRFTLNVFLGFPYPSSWFQSVNALLIVLLAPAFAWGWVKLAKAGREPASPMKFAVGLYLLGVGFAVLSFGAIVSGPDGARVGPMWLLSVYLLHTLGELCLSPVGLSTMTKLAPKRISGQMMGVWFLGAAIGNFIGGIVAGFFESLPLPLLFGAIFGTTMLATIVMLLIVKPVRRLMSGIN, from the coding sequence ATGAGCGACGCCTCAGCGACGCAAAAGACGTGGTTTGGCCACCCCAGCGGGCTGGCAACTCTCTTTTTCACCGAAATGTGGGAGCGCTTCAGCTTCTACGGCATGAGAGCAATCCTCACGCTGTTCATGACCGCTCCGGTGAGCATTGGCGGCCTGGGGTGGCCGGCGGACAAGGCGGGGCCGATTTACGGTCTCTACGCCGCCATGGTCTACGTCACGGCCCTTCCCGGCGGCTGGATCGCCGACAAATTCATCGGTCAACGCAACGCCGTGCTCCTCGGCGGCATCGTCATCGCCGCAGGCCACGTCAGCCTCATGTTCCACGGCCTCGGGGCTTTTTATTTCGGCCTCTTCCTGATCGTGGTCGGCACCGGCTTCCTCAAGCCGAATATCAGCGCCCTGGTGGGCGGTCTCTACGAGCAGAATGACGCCCGGCGCGATGCCGGCTTCTCCATCTTCTACATGGGCATCAATGTCGGCGCCTTCGCCTCGCCGCTGGTCTGCGGCTGGCTGGCTCAGCACGCCTCCTTCCAGAACCTCATCGCCGGCTGGGGCATGGACCCGACGTCCTCCTGGCATTGGGGCTTCGGTGCCGCAGCGGTGGGCATGGGGCTGGGAGTCATCCAATACGTCCTCGGCGATACCCGCGGCGGCGTGTTCTTCCGCTGGCTAGCGGTCGGCCTGCTGTGCGGCTTTCTCCTGCTCATGCTCTTCGTCTCCGGCACCAGCGACGTCACCGTAGAAGGCGAGCTAGCCCAGTTCTCCGGCCCCCTGATGCTCTTCGGCGCCCTCGTGGCGGGAGCGGTGGTGCTACTGCACGTCTGCTGGCTGCTAGCCCACGTGCTGGCCAACAAGGCCATCCGTCAAAGCCTGAAGTGGGGAGCCCTGGGATCCCTGGTAACGTTGATCCTGGTCACCATCAGCGTTTACTCGGGTTACACCATCACCGAGTCCGGTAGCGGAGAGCTAGCTCCACGCCACGACATCCTCTTCGCCGGCTTGATCCTCAGCGTCCTGCTCGTCCTGGGGCACGCCGCCTGGGTCTTCCTCCGCGGCCAGAAGATCTACAGCATCGTCGGCGTCGCCGTCGCCGCCGGCCTCTTCCTCGCCAAGCTGGACCGCATCGAAGACGCCACCGTCGCGCTGCTCGTAGTTCGCCTGGTGGGTTACGCCCTGCCGGTGTTCTCATACATCTACTTCGCCCGATTGTTCACCCGACCGGATTGGAACGAGACCGAGCGCAAGCGGATCTACGCCATCCCGGTCTTCTTCCTCGGCGCGGCCGTGTTCTGGTCCGCCTTCGAACAAGCCGGGACGAGCCTCAACCTCTTCGCCGACCGTTTCACCCTCAACGTCTTCCTCGGCTTCCCCTACCCCTCCAGCTGGTTCCAATCCGTCAACGCTCTGCTCATCGTGCTGCTGGCTCCGGCCTTCGCCTGGGGCTGGGTCAAGCTCGCCAAGGCCGGCCGCGAGCCTGCCAGCCCGATGAAGTTCGCCGTCGGCCTCTATCTGCTGGGCGTGGGCTTCGCGGTGCTGTCCTTCGGCGCCATCGTCTCCGGTCCGGACGGCGCCCGGGTCGGTCCCATGTGGCTGCTTTCGGTCTACCTGCTGCACACGCTGGGCGAGCTTTGCCTCAGCCCGGTGGGCCTGTCGACCATGACCAAGCTGGCCCCCAAGCGCATTTCAGGGCAGATGATGGGCGTTTGGTTTCTCGGCGCCGCCATCGGCAACTTCATCGGCGGCATCGTGGCGGGCTTCTTCGAGTCCCTACCGCTGCCGTTGCTCTTCGGCGCCATCTTCGGCACGACGATGCTGGCGACCATCGTGATGCTGCTCATCGTCAAGCCCGTGCGGCGTCTGATGAGCGGAATCAACTGA
- a CDS encoding tail fiber protein, with amino-acid sequence MSEPFVAEIRIFAGNFAPRGWAFCNGQLLPIAQNTALFSLIGTTYGGDGRTTTALPNLEGRAPMHPGRGPGLTDRRLGQRGGVETVTLSEAQMPNHNHSFMVSPTPGETPGPNSGGNANALARSVGGAIYGNAANEVPMAEQSMPDAGGSQAHNNMQPYLTMNFIIALVGLYPSRS; translated from the coding sequence ATGTCGGAACCTTTCGTTGCTGAAATCCGCATCTTCGCTGGCAATTTCGCTCCCCGCGGCTGGGCCTTCTGCAATGGCCAGTTGCTGCCGATCGCCCAGAATACGGCGCTCTTCTCGCTCATCGGTACGACCTATGGCGGGGACGGGCGAACCACCACGGCACTGCCCAATCTCGAAGGGCGAGCGCCCATGCACCCGGGGCGTGGCCCGGGCCTGACCGACCGACGCCTCGGGCAGAGGGGTGGGGTGGAGACGGTGACCCTCAGCGAGGCGCAGATGCCCAATCACAACCACTCCTTCATGGTCTCGCCGACTCCGGGGGAGACTCCCGGACCGAATTCCGGAGGCAATGCCAACGCGCTGGCTCGATCCGTAGGCGGTGCGATCTATGGGAACGCCGCCAACGAGGTTCCGATGGCGGAGCAGTCCATGCCGGACGCCGGCGGCAGCCAGGCTCACAACAACATGCAGCCGTACCTGACGATGAATTTCATCATCGCGCTGGTGGGGCTCTATCCGTCCCGCAGCTGA
- a CDS encoding GNAT family N-acetyltransferase, with protein sequence MSDSVELRPITAEDEAFLMRVYFSTREEELRPVPWSDEQKAAFLEQQFRAQHDFYRQQFPDARFDLVLHYGQPVGRLYVDRREDEIRIIDIALLTEARGKGLGGRLLEELLAEAREAGKAVRIHVERNNPALRLYHRLGFESIEDQGVYYLMEWRPESDD encoded by the coding sequence ATGAGCGACAGCGTAGAGCTACGGCCCATCACCGCCGAGGACGAGGCCTTCCTGATGCGGGTCTACTTCAGCACGCGGGAGGAAGAGTTGCGGCCGGTACCGTGGAGCGACGAGCAGAAGGCGGCGTTCCTGGAGCAGCAGTTCCGAGCCCAGCACGACTTCTACCGGCAGCAATTCCCCGACGCTCGGTTCGATCTGGTGCTCCACTACGGCCAGCCCGTGGGGCGTCTCTACGTCGACCGCCGGGAGGACGAGATCCGCATCATCGACATCGCTTTGCTCACCGAGGCGCGGGGCAAGGGTTTGGGTGGTCGGCTGCTAGAAGAACTGTTGGCGGAGGCTCGGGAGGCAGGCAAGGCCGTGCGCATTCACGTGGAGCGCAACAACCCGGCCCTACGGCTCTACCATCGTCTGGGGTTCGAGAGCATCGAGGATCAGGGGGTCTACTACCTCATGGAGTGGCGCCCCGAATCCGACGATTGA